Proteins from one Microbacterium hatanonis genomic window:
- a CDS encoding DEAD/DEAH box helicase: MSIDTPTLSPATFAELGLPAPLVRVLAEQGKNEPFPIQSDTLVDTLAGRDVLGRGKTGSGKTLAFALPLVARLGENKTARKARRPRALVLAPTRELANQIDAVIAPLAAAYGMNTTTIYGGVTQKRQVDAMNAGVDILVACPGRLEDLMGQRFVSLEDVEITVLDEADHMADLGFLPVVTRILDKTPKNGQRLLFSATLDNGVDKLVRRFLQNEVLHSVDEATSHVAAMTHHVFEAADAEAKKHLVKTLASGSSRRILFTRTKHQAKKLARTLTDAGIPSVDLHGNLSQPQRDRNLAAFSAGTARVLVATDVAARGVHVDDIALVVHVDPPVEHKAYLHRSGRTARAGSAGDVVTVMLPEQRRDTQDILRKAAIKVTPTPVTHTSPQVTALVGDVAEYVTPAPRQEPQQQGGGGRSQGANAQRKRAVRSGEAPAGQGGGRSRRGRGQGSDAARTSSDAPRGAASGRSDSSAGHAGRGRSGGSGRNGSGAQRPAAGRSASGAPTTGMVVGSRSPRTNRRAQG; the protein is encoded by the coding sequence ATGTCCATCGATACCCCCACCCTTTCCCCCGCGACGTTCGCCGAGCTCGGCCTTCCGGCTCCGCTCGTGCGCGTGCTCGCCGAGCAGGGCAAGAACGAACCGTTCCCGATCCAGTCCGACACGCTCGTCGACACCCTCGCGGGTCGCGACGTGCTCGGCCGCGGCAAGACCGGCTCGGGCAAGACCCTCGCCTTCGCGCTGCCGCTGGTCGCCCGCCTCGGCGAGAACAAGACCGCCCGCAAGGCCCGTCGCCCTCGCGCGCTCGTGCTCGCACCGACCCGCGAGCTCGCGAACCAGATCGACGCCGTCATCGCGCCGCTCGCGGCCGCCTACGGCATGAACACCACCACGATCTACGGCGGTGTGACCCAGAAGCGCCAGGTCGACGCGATGAACGCCGGCGTCGACATCCTGGTCGCCTGCCCCGGTCGTCTCGAAGACCTCATGGGTCAGCGCTTCGTCTCGCTCGAAGACGTCGAGATCACCGTTCTCGACGAGGCCGACCACATGGCCGACCTCGGGTTCCTCCCCGTCGTGACCCGCATCCTCGACAAGACGCCGAAGAACGGGCAGCGTCTGCTGTTCTCGGCGACCCTCGACAACGGCGTGGACAAGCTCGTGCGCCGGTTCCTGCAGAACGAGGTGCTGCACTCGGTCGACGAGGCCACCTCGCACGTCGCGGCGATGACCCACCACGTCTTCGAGGCCGCCGACGCCGAAGCCAAGAAGCACCTCGTCAAGACCCTCGCGTCGGGTTCGAGCCGCCGCATCCTCTTCACTCGCACGAAGCACCAGGCCAAGAAGCTCGCCCGCACCCTGACCGACGCGGGCATCCCGTCGGTCGACCTGCACGGCAACCTCTCCCAGCCGCAGCGCGACCGCAACCTCGCCGCGTTCAGCGCCGGCACGGCGCGCGTCCTCGTGGCGACCGACGTCGCCGCCCGCGGCGTGCACGTCGACGACATCGCGCTCGTGGTGCACGTCGACCCGCCCGTCGAGCACAAGGCGTACCTGCACCGCTCGGGCCGCACGGCCCGTGCCGGCAGCGCCGGCGACGTGGTCACGGTGATGCTCCCCGAGCAGCGCCGCGACACCCAGGACATCCTTCGCAAGGCCGCCATCAAGGTGACCCCGACCCCCGTCACGCACACGTCGCCGCAGGTGACCGCGCTCGTCGGAGACGTCGCCGAGTACGTCACCCCCGCGCCGCGTCAGGAGCCGCAGCAGCAGGGCGGCGGCGGACGCTCGCAGGGCGCGAACGCGCAGCGCAAGCGCGCCGTCCGTTCCGGCGAGGCCCCGGCGGGCCAGGGCGGCGGCCGCAGCCGTCGCGGCCGCGGCCAGGGCAGCGACGCAGCGCGCACCTCTTCGGACGCACCCCGCGGCGCAGCATCCGGTCGCTCCGACTCGTCGGCCGGCCACGCCGGTCGCGGCCGCTCCGGCGGCTCCGGTCGCAATGGTTCGGGTGCTCAGCGCCCGGCCGCGGGCCGCTCGGCCAGCGGTGCGCCCACGACCGGCATGGTCGTCGGCTCGCGCAGCCCCCGCACCAATCGTCGCGCGCAGGGCTGA
- a CDS encoding DNA-3-methyladenine glycosylase I, translated as MSGDVRVGGDGIARCAWAGDDGEYQRYHDEEWGTPLHGDRALFEKMSLEGFQAGLSWITILRKRPRFREVFAGFDPHAVAAFDDGDVERLMNDAGIIRNRAKILATISNARLVADMAPGELDAFVWSFAPQHPAAPPATFAEVPATTPESVALSKALRKRGFRFVGPTTMYALMQSGGMVDDHVAGCWRAASSVDDR; from the coding sequence GTGAGCGGCGACGTGCGAGTGGGTGGTGACGGGATCGCCCGGTGCGCGTGGGCGGGCGACGACGGCGAGTACCAGCGGTATCACGACGAGGAGTGGGGCACCCCGCTCCACGGCGACCGGGCGCTGTTCGAGAAGATGAGTCTCGAGGGGTTCCAAGCGGGCCTGAGCTGGATCACGATCCTGCGCAAGCGCCCCCGGTTCCGTGAGGTGTTCGCCGGGTTCGATCCGCACGCCGTCGCCGCGTTCGACGACGGCGACGTCGAGCGGCTCATGAACGACGCCGGCATCATCCGCAACCGCGCCAAGATCCTCGCGACGATCTCGAACGCCCGCCTCGTGGCCGACATGGCACCGGGCGAGCTCGACGCCTTCGTGTGGTCGTTCGCCCCGCAGCATCCGGCGGCACCTCCCGCGACGTTCGCCGAGGTCCCGGCGACGACGCCCGAGTCGGTCGCGCTGAGCAAGGCGCTGCGCAAACGGGGGTTCCGATTCGTCGGACCGACCACGATGTACGCCCTCATGCAGTCGGGCGGAATGGTCGACGATCACGTCGCCGGATGCTGGCGCGCGGCGTCGTCCGTCGACGACCGCTAG
- a CDS encoding LPXTG cell wall anchor domain-containing protein — MRNARITGWGAAALAAVLVTTAAAPAGASVLADAATETPAPIETSEREASSSPEPAPSDEPTEAPAEDAPTDDAAPEPLAQRAERTVSAALAAAAVGDLTVTVFEDRYQDGVFDSSKVGRTGQSDAIRQYLGAPTLVASDGSTWTATAVGDTWFFDDVPAGDARLQVQYPTLPVNAMLFDATDPANLRKLTQVGSSWDPRAEASVTIGDGTNTARTIGISGLRAVADVKLPDGTPATGVTVELGANGQWLPATEYDFQPGSYEHLDGVYVYLLPGEFGVRVTAPAGYRVGEVTAVSSGGNIDPIPVTSRDGAYWLQTTDASTYTSNPTFTVTLEELPTADLRVTSFDDRYADGVFDTSKTAKDGRTDEKNTRVSRLVTAQGAILTPTTAANGDQVFEDVPVGEAKVYFVHPNSAFDSIFFDTTDAESADEIERVPNESTSAYSQAVATVAVEDGGSALEVGFTALRATAEVEYAGGAPASDVTVELGSDGQWYPATEYDFAGGEGTYEAFANSYYVRHLPDEIGVRVTAPTGYAIAEVTARENNDPGAAEIAVRDDGAVFWLDTADAASYFSAPTFVVTLEEIPTASVDVTYFLDVELDGVYASGTDTTVPGAEVYLQDAAGRWWATTSLDGTYAFTGIAPGEATVYVEIPETAESPEVPGLPGLELPEAALAVWDATDLASYRDVEEAETTTISFEGTSIGADGTTTPIVVDGALVGAIPTEVVADTETSDAAEVFVGGAMVLQTAAVVDTTSLEAVPGAEVQFLANRATATGEELAPGSGAFIAADGDGEVAVFGAAEYGIRPTVPAGYRVVEVVAVSLSGDVLDVTEQQATPATARAALFAAGTEYRVAPEQVGGPAGGIVWAVAVAPITVAPPVVPGVDLPPTVGLPAAGPAVLPATGSGQDAWALAFGASLLLAAGIGARLIVRRRSA; from the coding sequence GTGCGAAACGCACGAATCACCGGATGGGGCGCGGCGGCACTTGCCGCCGTCCTCGTCACCACCGCCGCAGCCCCCGCCGGTGCCTCCGTCCTCGCGGACGCGGCGACCGAGACCCCCGCTCCGATCGAGACCTCGGAGCGCGAGGCGTCGTCATCGCCCGAGCCCGCCCCCTCGGACGAGCCGACCGAGGCCCCGGCCGAGGACGCCCCGACCGATGACGCCGCCCCCGAGCCGCTCGCCCAGCGCGCCGAGCGCACCGTGAGCGCCGCGCTCGCGGCCGCCGCCGTCGGCGACCTCACCGTGACGGTCTTCGAGGACCGCTACCAGGACGGCGTCTTCGATTCGTCGAAGGTCGGCCGCACCGGCCAGAGCGACGCCATCCGCCAGTACCTCGGCGCTCCGACCCTCGTCGCCTCGGACGGATCGACCTGGACGGCCACGGCGGTCGGCGACACGTGGTTCTTCGACGACGTGCCGGCCGGCGACGCGCGACTGCAGGTGCAGTACCCCACCCTTCCCGTGAACGCGATGCTGTTCGACGCGACCGACCCGGCGAACCTCCGGAAGCTGACCCAGGTCGGCAGCAGCTGGGATCCGCGTGCCGAAGCATCCGTCACCATCGGCGACGGGACGAACACCGCCCGCACGATCGGCATCTCGGGCCTGCGCGCCGTCGCCGACGTGAAGCTCCCCGACGGCACCCCCGCCACGGGCGTGACGGTCGAGCTCGGCGCGAACGGCCAGTGGCTCCCGGCGACCGAGTACGACTTCCAGCCGGGCAGCTACGAGCACCTCGACGGCGTGTACGTCTACCTCCTCCCCGGCGAGTTCGGGGTGCGGGTGACCGCCCCCGCCGGCTACCGCGTCGGCGAGGTGACCGCGGTCTCCTCCGGCGGCAACATCGACCCGATCCCGGTCACCTCGCGCGACGGTGCGTACTGGCTGCAGACCACCGACGCCTCGACCTACACGTCGAACCCGACCTTCACGGTAACGCTCGAGGAGCTCCCGACGGCCGATCTCCGCGTCACCTCGTTCGACGACCGCTACGCCGACGGCGTCTTCGACACCTCGAAGACCGCGAAGGACGGCCGCACCGACGAGAAGAACACGCGGGTCTCCCGTCTGGTCACCGCCCAGGGCGCGATCCTCACCCCGACCACCGCGGCGAACGGCGACCAGGTCTTCGAGGACGTCCCCGTCGGCGAGGCGAAGGTCTACTTCGTCCACCCGAACTCGGCCTTCGACAGCATCTTCTTCGACACCACCGATGCGGAGTCCGCCGACGAGATCGAGCGCGTCCCGAACGAGAGCACCTCGGCCTACTCGCAGGCCGTCGCGACCGTCGCGGTCGAGGACGGCGGCTCCGCCCTCGAGGTGGGCTTCACCGCACTCCGCGCAACCGCCGAGGTCGAGTACGCCGGCGGCGCTCCCGCGTCGGACGTCACTGTCGAGCTCGGTTCGGACGGCCAGTGGTACCCGGCGACGGAGTACGACTTCGCCGGGGGCGAGGGCACCTACGAGGCGTTCGCGAACTCGTACTATGTGCGCCACCTCCCCGACGAGATCGGCGTGCGGGTCACCGCGCCCACCGGCTACGCGATCGCCGAGGTCACCGCGCGAGAGAACAACGACCCGGGCGCGGCCGAGATCGCCGTGCGCGATGACGGCGCCGTCTTCTGGCTCGACACGGCGGATGCCGCGTCGTACTTCTCCGCGCCGACGTTCGTCGTCACCCTCGAGGAGATCCCGACGGCCTCCGTCGACGTGACGTACTTCCTCGACGTGGAGCTCGACGGCGTCTACGCGTCGGGCACCGACACGACGGTCCCGGGTGCCGAGGTCTACCTGCAGGATGCTGCGGGCCGGTGGTGGGCGACGACGTCGCTCGACGGCACCTACGCCTTCACCGGCATCGCGCCGGGCGAGGCGACCGTCTACGTCGAGATCCCCGAGACCGCCGAGAGCCCGGAGGTGCCCGGACTCCCCGGCCTCGAGCTCCCCGAGGCCGCTCTCGCGGTCTGGGACGCCACGGATCTCGCGTCGTACCGCGACGTCGAGGAGGCCGAGACGACCACGATCTCGTTCGAGGGCACGTCGATCGGCGCGGACGGCACCACGACTCCGATCGTGGTCGACGGCGCCCTGGTCGGCGCGATCCCGACCGAGGTGGTCGCCGACACCGAGACCTCCGACGCCGCGGAGGTGTTCGTCGGCGGCGCCATGGTGCTGCAGACCGCCGCGGTGGTCGACACGACCTCGCTCGAGGCGGTGCCGGGCGCCGAGGTGCAGTTCCTCGCGAACCGCGCGACGGCCACGGGCGAAGAGCTGGCGCCGGGCTCGGGCGCGTTCATCGCCGCGGACGGCGATGGCGAGGTCGCCGTGTTCGGCGCCGCCGAGTACGGCATCCGCCCGACGGTCCCGGCCGGCTACCGGGTGGTCGAGGTCGTGGCGGTGAGCCTCTCGGGCGACGTCCTCGACGTCACCGAGCAGCAGGCGACCCCCGCGACCGCACGCGCGGCGCTGTTCGCCGCCGGCACCGAGTACCGCGTGGCTCCGGAGCAGGTCGGCGGGCCCGCCGGCGGCATCGTCTGGGCCGTCGCGGTCGCGCCGATCACGGTCGCACCGCCGGTGGTCCCCGGCGTCGACCTGCCGCCGACGGTCGGCCTGCCCGCGGCCGGCCCCGCGGTGCTGCCGGCCACGGGCTCCGGCCAGGACGCGTGGGCGCTGGCGTTCGGCGCGAGCCTGCTGCTCGCTGCAGGCATCGGTGCGCGCCTGATCGTCCGCCGCCGCTCCGCCTGA